The proteins below are encoded in one region of Myxocyprinus asiaticus isolate MX2 ecotype Aquarium Trade chromosome 13, UBuf_Myxa_2, whole genome shotgun sequence:
- the LOC127450393 gene encoding gastrula zinc finger protein XlCGF7.1-like has translation MFIKEESEDMAYPEACRIKTEHTDEQTDLMVMKRENQELMKMKEENQEQIEVKEESQEMNEVKEEHQYQNPHFITGDIFSCSQTDSNSSQNKTQAKVSFTCPHCGKCFTRKGSLKRHIQIHSREKPFTCRHCGKSFKRKRSLEDHVRCHTGEKPFTCHQCGKSFINRGNLHVHMRIHSGEKPYTCRQCGKSFTKRGSLNNHIRCHTGEKPFTCQQCGKSFIIRGNLLVHMRMHTGEKPYSCRQCGKSFTARGNLNHHIRCHTGEKPYICHQCGKSFFYKGNLHVHMRIHTGEKPYTCHQCGKSFSRSYTLKQHERMHKGEKP, from the coding sequence acTTGATGGTAATGAAAAGAGAAAATCAAGAATTGATGAAAATGAAAGAGGAAAATCAAGAACAAATAGAAGTCAAGGAGGAAAGTCAAGAAATGAATGAAGTGAAGGaggaacatcagtatcagaatccTCATTTCATAACCGGAGACATTTTTAGTTGCTCACAGACTGACAGTAATTCCTCACAAAACAAAACTCAAGCCAAAGTTTCCTTCACCTGCCCTCATTGTGGAAAGTGTTTTACACGGAAAGGAAGTCTTAAGAGACACATACAAATTCACTCCAGAGAGAAACCTTTCACTTGCCgtcattgtggaaagagttttaaacGGAAAAGAAGTCTCGAAGATCACGTAAGAtgtcacactggagaaaagcctttcacttgccatcagtgtggaaaaagtttcattaATAGAGGAAACCTTCAtgtgcacatgagaattcacagtggagagaagccttacacttgccgtcagtgtggaaagagtttcacaaagaGAGGGAGCCTTAATAATCACATTAGatgtcacactggagagaaaccatttACTTGccaacagtgtggaaaaagtttcattaTTAGAGGAAACTTGCTTGTGCACATGAGAAtgcacactggagaaaagccttacTCTTGccgtcagtgtggaaagagtttcacagcgAGAGGAAACCTTAATCATCACATTAGgtgtcacactggagagaagccttacatttgccatcagtgtggaaaaagtttctttTATAAAGGAAACCTTCAtgtgcacatgagaattcacactggagagaaaccttacacatgccatcaatgtggaaagagtttcagtcgGTCATACACCCTAAAACAACATGAGAGAATGCATAAAGGAGAGAAGCCATAA